In Clupea harengus chromosome 4, Ch_v2.0.2, whole genome shotgun sequence, the genomic stretch cagctgcgctggaggggggtgagggggctaTTTTTAGTTCCTCAGGGTCACACAACGGCACAGTGTTGAAACGAAAAATGCCTCCTAGTGTCCCTGGATCCACTGCCACAGAGAGTCATCTTGTGATCAATGACAATTAAGcctccacaacccccccccgcccccccaggcCCCTCTCCCATGCCTCCACCCTTGGCGCACGTGGCCCCCCTGTTGGGCAGTAGTGGCAGCCATGGCgacccgagagagagagagagaggctgagagaggctGACCGTGGCCCCGTGGACTAAGGGGGAAtcggagagagaagaggggaaaaatggCTGACCACTGACCCGTCCATGCAGAGCTCACTACGGGTGTTTTGGGAAGTGTGCATCATAGCTGTGGGAGTGGTggcgcctgcgtgtgtgtgtgtgtgtgtgcgtgtgcgtgtgtgtgtgtggtgtgtgtgtgtgtgtgtgtgtgtgtgtgtgcgagtgtgtgtgtgtgtgtgtgtgtgtgtgtgtgtgtgtgtgtgtgtgtgcgagtgtgtgtgtgtgtgtgggagtgtgtgtgtgtgtgtgtgtgtgtgtgtgtgtgtgtgtgtgtgtgtgtgtgtgtgtgtgtgtgtgacgaaagGCTTGATTTTTGTATTCCACTCCCCTTCTCGTCCTCTGAGATGGGGACTGCTGGCTTAATCCCCAGCCCTCCCTTTCTGCACTGTTTCTGCctttcttgtttctctctctctctctctctctctctctctctctctctctgttctctctccctcttttctccctcgCTCACACTTCCTCCCTTATCTCTAATCTGTAATCTTCTGTTTGTTGCTCTCTCACGGCCCCTCTATCTGATTGGGTGTTGTTTTACGGAAAGTGaaatctctctatccccctctctatccctctctctatctctctctatctctctctatccccctttcaCTTTATTTTTGCACATATCTTCCACTTGCTCTCTAATGCTCCTCGCTGCGCCATGTCACAACACTGTTTTCATTATTCTGCGCAAAAGTGTAaaatctctctcgctctttgtttttctttctctcaccctctcccccgaCAAAGACCTTCTGTCAGTTGACAATGATGGTAGTCAGTCATGTTGTTTACCTGGTTCATGGACTTAGCGCTCCTTTACTTGGTGTGGGTGTAGCTGGGGTATGGCTATTGGGTTTtacatgtctctccctctctctctccctctctccctctctctccctctctctctctctctctctttctcttccctctctctctctctctctctttctctctcttctctcttctNNNNNNNNNNNNNNNNNNNNNNNNNNNNNNNNNNNNNNNNNNNNNNNNNNNNNNNNNNNNNNNNNNNNNNNNNNNNNNNNNNNNNNNNNNNNNNNNNNNNNNNNNNNNNNNNNNNNNNNNNNNNNNNNNNNNNNNNNNNNNNNNNNNNNNNNNNNNNNNNNNNNNNNNNNNNNNNNNNNNNNNNNNNNNNNNNNNNNNNNNNNNNNNNNNNNNNNNNNNNNNNNNNNNNNNNNNNNNNNNNNNNNNNNNNNNNNNNNNNNNNNNNNNNNNNNNNNNNNNNNNNNNNNNNNNNNNNNNNNNNNNNNNNNNNNNNNNNNNNNNNNNNNNNNNNNNNNNNNNNNNNNNNNNNNNNNNNNNNNNNNNNNNNNNNNNNNNNNNNNNNNNNNNNNNNNNNNNNNNNNNNNNNNNNNNNNNNNNNNNNNNNNNNNNNNNNNNNNNNNNNNNNNNNNNNNNNNNNNNNNNNNNNNNNNNNNNNNNNNNNNNNNNNNNNNNNNNNNNNNCTTTTGGACCACAGACAAAATATTTTTTCAAACACATTTTGCAAATAACCAAATGAATGACAGtactaatttaaaaaaaagttcagcaAAAAATGATTCGCTCCTAATGTAAAACAACATAGACTCTATTTTGTGGGTGAAATAACTGCTGTGCCTTGCAATGACACAAAAAAGTCAGAGCAACCTTTCCGCTCATGGACAAAATGATTTCTGTCACGAAATGAATCAGCCAAGACACCTTTCATTCTGACATTCTTTTGGCAAAATGAAGCTAAATGAGTAGTCCGTGGAACTCATCAGGCATTGCATTACACATTTATGTAACGTAAAACTTCATGAaatgagacacatacacaagtcaAATGAAATGAACAGCACTGAAGTCAATTGAGGGCACAAAATAAACAATCTTTTTTCAGCAAAACTGTCAGGAAACTGTTGTTTTCACAGCATTTGTTGACATAGgcttttgtacattttatgGATGAAATGCTCCAAGATGTGAATTGGTTTTGTAATGAATCATTTTTATTGCACATAATATATTCTGTGTCTGGTGCTGATAAAAATAGACTGATATCCTCTTTTGATTTTCATTATGCACACAAGGATCTGTTGTCCTCTGACAgaattataaaacacacacacacactcatagcccAGTCAGTCTtgtgaaacgtgtgtgtgtgtgtgtgtctgtgtgtgtgtgtctgtgtgtgtgtgtgtgtgtgtgtgtgtgtgtgtctctgcagccCTCCAGTCTCCCATCGAGTACCAGCGTCGAGAGAGCAAGTCCAACAGTCTGGGCCGCAGCATGAGGCCCCCCGTGTCGGCCGGCGCCGGCCTCCGACCCCACTCCTCCGCCTCCATCGACCGGCACAAGATGCCCTGCCTGCGCTCCCACAACgcctcactgccctccctctACCTGCCCAGCCACGGcccccccacagacacccacatacagacagaggtgagggggagatcagtgtgtgtgtgtgtgtgtgggtgtgtggtgtgtgtgtgtgtgtgtgtgtgtgtgtgtgtagtgagagaatagtttgtgtgtgtgtgtgtgtgtgtgtgtgtgtgtgtgtgtgtgtgtgtggtggtgtgtggtgtgtgtgttagtgagagaattgtgtgtgtgtgtgtgtgtgtgtgtgtattagtgagagaatggtgtgtggtgtgtgtgtgttagtgagagaatagtgtgtgtttgtgtgtgtgtgtgtggtgtgtgtgtgtgtgtgtgtgtgtgtgtgtgttagtgagagaattgtgtgtgtgtgtgtgtgtgtgtgtgtattagtgagagaatagtttgtgtgtgtgtgtgtgtgtgttagtgagagaatagtgtgtgtttgtgtgtgtggacttccaCATTGAATGattgggtgtgagtgagtgggcaaGTGAGGGCACGAGAGGCGATAAGCGAATTAGCAAGGAaatcagtgagtgagagaatcaTTCtactgagtgactgactgaagtgagcgagtgtgtgtgagagggggtgaCTGTGCGCACAAGTgggtgaatcacacacacacacacacacacacacacacacacacacacacacacacacacacacacacacacacacacacacactcatggggcATTGGGCTGCACGCATCATGCAAATCTGTCTTAGAGGCTGGCTGAGCacaagactgcacacacacacggcacagccTGATACATGAGAAGTGACACGCCGTGCCGTACGCATGCACATTcgtgtgtatatgcacacacacacacacatgctccggCTCAACTGGTACAGTATGGCACCAGCGATGCAACGCACACATTCCGGGGAACAGCTACTGAGGATGAGAATATTTGGATCCACTCTCCCAGAGAGAGGCATTTGGATCAAAGAGTCAgcctgaaatgaaaaaaaaaaggcacacgcacacacacacacacacacacacacacacacacacacaccacacacacacacacacacacacacgcacacacacactcacactgacctgGCTTACTGCGAGAGTCCACACCCACACGTAGACatgcccaaaacacacacacacacacacacacacacacacacacaccatacatacacacccacaccacacgtACGCAtgccacatccccccccccccacacacacactcacactgacctgGCTTACTGCGAGAGTCCACACCCACACGTAGACatgcccacaacacacacacacacacacaccacccacaaccacacacacacacaccacacacacacacacacacacacacacacatacatacacacccacacccacacgtacgtatgccacccccccctcccccccccaccacacacacacgcatacacacacacacacacacacacacacacgcatacacacacacacgtacgcatgccgccaccccccccccccccccccccacacacacgcacacacacactcacactgacctgGCTGCGAGAGTCcacacccacacgtacacatgcccccccccacacacacacacacacacacacacacacacacacactcacagcctcatactcagATAATATTTGACCACAAACAAGTGGTTTCTGCCAGGCCTGTCTGTCCAGCTGTACCGGAATGGGACTGAAGCTGGGAGGGTTCTGTCGATCTCCGCCCCACGCCTTGTGACCAGGGCTGACCCACTGCTAGACCACTTGgcacagcagagtgtgtgtggtgtgtgtgtgtgtgtgtgtgtgtgtgtgtgtgtgtgtgtgtgtgtgtgtgtgtgtgtgtgtgtgtgtgtgtgtgcctatatttAGAGTAAAGCTgggcttgtgtttgtatgtggacaCTGTGTGTGGTACTACAGATGGGCTTATTTGTGTGGGTCTTTGAGGTGGAATATGTGGAAATATATCTGGATATGCCTGGTGACCTATATGATATTATTAGTGGTGTGTAGgttgtgtgtaatatatatgttgtaatgtgtgttgtgtgtgtgtgtgtgtgtgtgttgtgtgtgtgtgtgttgtgtgtgtgtgtgtgtgtgtgtgtgtgcagccgtgCCGTGGAGACAGCAGTTTGAGCCAGACCGTCTCGCCCACCCACGTGCAACTGGGCTTTGGTGAGCAAACTGCCCCCACCTCCCACTCTGGCCTGCACCTCCCCGGAGTCTCCAACGGCGTGGGGCCAGCCTCCTCCAGTAGCACACAGGTACAGTCagtcttctctccatctctttctctcgctccccctctctttctctctccctctatctccatctctctctctctctctctctctctctatctctctatctctatcctctctctctctctctctctctctctatctctctatctctctctctccctctctctgtctctctctctcccctctctctctatctccctctctctccctccctctctctgtctctctctctccctctatctccctctctctctttatctatctctctctccctccctctctctgtctctctctctccctctctctgtctctctctctcccctctctctctatctacctttctctctccctctctctccctctctctatctttcctgaTCTGTTTTTGCCAGGAACAAATTGTTTTGGTCTAAACTGTGTAGTTCTCATTTAAACAGCGTTAAAATGGAAAATGAAGATCCACAATAGTGATAATATTTACGGTCAAAATGATGAATGCGCTAATACTCTGTGCTTCCAGTTCCACATCAGTAAACATAAACACTGCACTCAGTTTGGTGGAGGGAAAACGTGAAGCCCATTTTTAACGAATCCAGTCAGGAGGTCCATAAGAAGAGCTCTATCACCTCCTTGTGGCCAGAAATAAAACTACATAGAGAAGGAGGCTCAGTGGGGGATGATGAAAAGGTGCAGCCTTGCGTGAAGTAAACCCTTTTAGATGTGTTAGAtgtgtatatcagtatattcCACCACAAACAGAGGAATGCTACATCAGTCTGATGAAACAGATACAGTAAATACAAAGCAGGAGCACTCTTTGGATTTGCACCTTTAACCATAAtagcacacacctgcacagaacctctctctcactctctctcttctctttctttccttctttctcttcgtctgtatatctctcccctctccctttctctctcactgtctctgtctctcacatgcacacacacacacacacacacacacacacacacaacacacacacacacacacacacacacacacacacacacacacacacacacacttcccttaGCGTAGCGAGTGCTCATCTCTGCGGGGGCTAATGGCCCTCTCTGAGTTGCTCCCGTGCCCTGCTCAGTGTCATTAAGCCTGTCCCCAGTCCATCAGCACCCTACACTTGTCCTGAACCAACGCTGATGACAGGTAAACAATCGCCGCTGGCCTCCCCCCGTTTGTTCTATCTTATTTACCCAGCCCTGGTGGCTTCGC encodes the following:
- the arhgef25a gene encoding uncharacterized protein arhgef25a — protein: MRPPVSAGAGLRPHSSASIDRHKMPCLRSHNASLPSLYLPSHGPPTDTHIQTEPCRGDSSLSQTVSPTHVQLGFGEQTAPTSHSGLHLPGVSNGVGPASSSSTQRGGEGYHRGMMGDGVQASGPSLPRRSSNLAQLDEDDL